A DNA window from uncultured Methanoregula sp. contains the following coding sequences:
- a CDS encoding DEAD/DEAH box helicase translates to MSVSDVIRLFSVNPIYRERAVHIETTSPKEPEYGLLDRPLSPALQSYLEQNGIRMYSHQCEAVNHIRGGRNVIITTPTASGKTLAFNVPVFEELEMNPQARALYLYPTKALANDQLGTLEQMEKYCGISVKPALYDGDTAQSKRAAIRENARIIVSNPHELHQVLSWHAKWRSFFLGLRFIVIDEAHRYRGVFGSHIAFLVRRLQRICRYYGSSPQFVLSTATLANPLEFAINLTGQPFVLVDKDGSPSGTKNFVLYNPFFNGIGERSTHQETKDLLISCVKNQVQTLCFTGSRKMAELVTVWAREDARRSSEHLAESISVYRAGFLPEERRGIERMAKAGTLMGIVSTNALELGIDIGSLDAVIISGYPGTMMSARQQAGRAGRSKKESLAILVAQANPLDQYFMNHPEEFFSRSHEHAIIDIHNPYILSGHILCAAAELPLQEISDERVFPVPFVGHLDELAASDLLTRTSRGWVYSGRGRAADAVRLDGIPGETFRILFQGKLLETMSREQAYREAHTGAVMLHQGITYLVKDMDLTSHNIRVVETDVDYYTQPLKEVNLSVISVLEKRTIQGAECAFGDVEVTERYTGYKIKRGDTIIAVEPLALPPLTFRTKAFWFVVPADLEAELLAETLDFAGGLHGAEHAIIALMPLYVVCDRWDIGGLSCPAYGEEGKPTVFVYDAFEGGIGLAEKAYEILPALFSSTFELVGGCRCTDGCPTCIYSPKCGNDNQPLDKGATQRILERLVPPQKDETAGFPTEPDKTVEVSAVSG, encoded by the coding sequence ATGTCTGTCAGTGATGTTATCCGGCTTTTCAGTGTAAATCCTATTTACCGTGAACGGGCAGTCCACATTGAGACAACATCCCCCAAAGAACCAGAATACGGTCTCTTGGACCGGCCACTGTCTCCTGCTCTTCAGTCATACCTGGAGCAGAACGGGATCCGGATGTATTCCCACCAGTGCGAGGCTGTCAATCATATCCGTGGCGGCAGGAACGTGATAATTACCACTCCGACAGCAAGCGGCAAGACTCTTGCATTCAATGTCCCTGTTTTTGAAGAACTGGAGATGAATCCACAAGCGCGCGCGCTGTATCTTTACCCGACCAAGGCTCTGGCAAATGATCAACTTGGAACCCTCGAACAGATGGAAAAATATTGCGGGATCAGCGTAAAACCTGCTCTCTATGATGGCGATACTGCCCAGTCAAAGCGCGCTGCAATACGGGAGAATGCCCGGATTATCGTCTCGAACCCCCATGAACTCCATCAGGTGCTCTCCTGGCATGCGAAATGGCGATCGTTCTTTTTGGGACTTCGGTTCATTGTCATCGATGAAGCACACCGGTACCGCGGGGTTTTTGGATCCCATATTGCCTTCCTGGTCCGGAGACTCCAGCGTATCTGCAGGTATTACGGGTCATCCCCTCAGTTCGTTCTTTCGACCGCGACCCTGGCGAATCCCCTGGAATTTGCCATAAATCTCACCGGCCAGCCTTTTGTTCTTGTTGACAAGGACGGATCCCCCTCTGGAACGAAGAACTTCGTCCTCTACAATCCTTTTTTCAATGGTATTGGGGAACGGTCTACGCACCAGGAGACAAAGGATCTCCTTATCTCCTGTGTAAAAAACCAGGTCCAGACCCTCTGTTTTACCGGCTCCAGGAAAATGGCGGAGCTCGTCACAGTGTGGGCACGGGAGGATGCCCGGCGTTCATCTGAGCATCTTGCAGAATCCATATCTGTCTATCGTGCCGGTTTCCTACCTGAAGAACGCAGAGGGATTGAACGGATGGCAAAGGCCGGGACACTCATGGGCATTGTCTCCACAAATGCACTCGAACTCGGGATTGACATCGGATCTCTCGATGCCGTAATCATAAGCGGCTATCCTGGAACCATGATGTCCGCCCGGCAGCAGGCCGGCCGGGCGGGGAGGAGCAAAAAGGAATCCCTTGCGATCCTTGTTGCCCAGGCAAACCCGCTTGACCAGTATTTCATGAACCACCCGGAAGAATTCTTTTCACGTTCCCACGAACATGCGATCATCGATATTCATAATCCCTATATCCTGTCAGGGCACATTCTCTGCGCTGCAGCAGAGCTGCCTCTTCAGGAGATATCCGATGAACGCGTTTTCCCCGTTCCCTTTGTTGGACATCTTGATGAACTGGCAGCAAGTGATCTCCTGACCAGGACTTCTCGCGGATGGGTTTACTCCGGGAGGGGAAGGGCTGCGGATGCTGTCAGGCTCGATGGCATTCCCGGTGAGACGTTCCGGATCCTGTTCCAGGGAAAACTACTCGAGACCATGAGCCGGGAGCAGGCATATCGTGAAGCTCACACGGGTGCAGTAATGCTTCATCAGGGTATCACATATCTGGTCAAAGATATGGATCTCACATCCCACAATATCCGGGTTGTGGAAACGGACGTGGATTACTACACACAGCCCTTAAAAGAGGTGAATCTCTCGGTAATTAGCGTTCTTGAAAAGAGAACGATCCAGGGAGCAGAGTGCGCATTCGGCGACGTTGAAGTGACCGAACGCTATACCGGATATAAGATAAAACGAGGGGACACTATCATCGCAGTCGAACCACTTGCCTTGCCCCCCCTTACGTTCCGGACGAAAGCCTTCTGGTTTGTTGTACCGGCAGATCTTGAGGCAGAACTTCTTGCTGAGACTCTTGACTTTGCAGGGGGTCTCCACGGTGCAGAACATGCGATCATCGCCCTCATGCCCCTCTACGTGGTTTGCGATCGCTGGGATATCGGGGGGCTTTCGTGTCCAGCATATGGTGAGGAAGGGAAACCGACTGTATTTGTCTATGATGCGTTTGAAGGTGGCATTGGTCTTGCAGAGAAAGCCTACGAGATCCTTCCTGCGCTCTTTTCAAGTACCTTTGAACTGGTCGGGGGCTGCCGTTGCACAGATGGGTGCCCTACCTGCATCTACTCTCCCAAATGCGGGAACGACAACCAGCCGCTTGATAAAGGAGCAACCCAGCGGATTCTCGAAAGGCTGGTGCCTCCCCAAAAAGACGAAACTGCCGGATTCCCCACAGAACCGGATAAGACCGTGGAAGTTTCTGCTGTTTCTGGTTAA
- the sepS gene encoding O-phosphoserine--tRNA ligase, with the protein MRFNPEDWKQKSHENFEGAWHEGPSVLTPASHADTYPCRAYKRAQAHPVFATINRLRETYLSMGFDEAEVPVIIDEKDIYRQFGPEAMAVLDRVFYLGGLPRPNVGIARKQLDEINEILRSHKNTHIHENTVTVSDAHLHHHYQQMTPETEERLRETLHAYKKSEIDGDELTFELAKVLGVDDGLVVHILDAVFPEFRALVPESSRSTLRSHMTSGWFMTLGSIWDKSLLPLRMFSVDRCFRREQAEGPTRLMTYHSASCIVAGDDVTIEDGKAVSEALLSAFGYTDFRFQPDEKRSKYYMPDSQTEVYARHPVHGWVEVATFGMYSPSALAEYGIGVPVMNLGLGVERLAMIAYNANDVRQLCFPQFFPRTLSNQEIARAVHLREEPVSPEGKKLAMAIAKTAAANATAQGPCSFTAWEGLLGNVKISVAVEESESNAKLCGPACANEIFVHEGSVLGVPDVEKWKQVRTEGVPTGISYLSAVSALAAARIEDAARCGKGTTMQVKMAKLPSDINLKIEEYAMRFVTDNKKKVDVRGPVFLSVSSTIRE; encoded by the coding sequence ATGAGATTCAATCCTGAAGACTGGAAACAAAAATCACATGAGAATTTCGAAGGGGCATGGCACGAGGGGCCGTCGGTCCTGACCCCGGCATCGCATGCAGACACCTACCCGTGCCGGGCATACAAGCGGGCGCAGGCGCACCCGGTCTTTGCCACCATCAACCGTTTGCGAGAGACCTACCTCTCGATGGGTTTTGACGAGGCAGAGGTCCCGGTCATCATCGACGAGAAGGATATCTACCGCCAGTTCGGGCCGGAGGCGATGGCCGTGCTCGACCGGGTCTTCTACCTTGGGGGTCTCCCGCGCCCGAATGTCGGGATCGCCCGTAAGCAGCTGGATGAAATTAATGAGATTCTCAGGAGTCACAAGAATACGCACATACACGAGAACACCGTGACGGTCAGTGATGCACATCTTCACCACCATTACCAGCAGATGACACCGGAAACCGAAGAGCGCCTCCGGGAAACCCTCCACGCATACAAGAAATCCGAGATTGACGGGGACGAGCTGACATTCGAGCTTGCCAAAGTCCTTGGAGTCGATGATGGCCTCGTGGTCCACATTCTCGATGCAGTCTTCCCGGAATTCCGGGCACTTGTTCCAGAATCTTCCCGCTCCACGCTCCGCAGCCACATGACCAGCGGCTGGTTCATGACGCTTGGTTCGATCTGGGACAAGAGCCTGCTACCGCTCCGCATGTTCTCGGTTGACCGCTGTTTCCGGCGCGAGCAGGCAGAAGGGCCTACCCGGCTCATGACCTACCATTCCGCATCCTGTATTGTTGCCGGCGATGATGTGACGATTGAGGACGGGAAGGCCGTCAGCGAGGCGCTCCTCTCCGCGTTCGGGTACACCGACTTCCGGTTCCAGCCCGATGAGAAGCGCTCCAAGTATTACATGCCGGATTCGCAGACCGAAGTCTATGCCCGGCATCCGGTCCATGGATGGGTAGAGGTCGCAACTTTTGGTATGTACTCCCCTTCCGCCCTTGCAGAATACGGCATAGGTGTCCCGGTCATGAACCTCGGCCTCGGTGTGGAGCGGCTTGCAATGATCGCCTACAATGCAAACGATGTCCGGCAGCTCTGCTTCCCCCAGTTCTTCCCCCGCACGCTCAGTAATCAGGAGATTGCCCGGGCTGTACACCTGCGCGAGGAGCCGGTCTCTCCCGAAGGCAAAAAACTCGCCATGGCGATTGCAAAAACCGCTGCTGCGAACGCAACTGCGCAGGGGCCCTGCTCATTTACCGCATGGGAAGGGCTACTTGGCAATGTAAAGATCAGCGTTGCTGTGGAGGAGTCAGAATCGAATGCAAAGCTCTGCGGCCCTGCCTGCGCAAACGAGATCTTTGTCCACGAGGGTTCCGTTCTCGGAGTGCCGGATGTTGAGAAGTGGAAGCAGGTGCGAACCGAGGGAGTGCCAACAGGGATCAGCTACTTGAGTGCAGTGTCTGCTCTCGCGGCAGCAAGGATCGAAGACGCGGCGCGGTGCGGGAAAGGTACAACCATGCAGGTGAAGATGGCAAAACTCCCAAGCGACATCAACCTGAAGATCGAGGAGTACGCTATGCGGTTTGTCACAGACAATAAAAAGAAAGTGGATGTCCGGGGCCCGGTCTTCCTCTCGGTCAGCTCAACTATCAGGGAATAA
- a CDS encoding phosphoribulokinase, which translates to MECLPNFKEIIAHSPIVFTLGVAGDSGSGKTTFTSAIRQIFGPELVSTITLDDYHKYDREERRLRDITPLHPDANNLAQLEMDIAELKQGYSIHKPVYNHSTGRLDPLVPFSPRKILILEGLHTLFTPRLRELMDFSIFVDPDNEVKYAWKRLRDMERRGYSSDQVTEEIVRREKDYEAFIAPQRCEADAVIRISPSKYGREKGPEKNVYSISLMQNRMGRTLSDIDLNIDLYSLLSFHDEDFLIEFSTQFVNCTKMRSLTFDGQMNYETIRKLEKSIEHQTGVHPITMFEGRETVTATDIVQLILSWRIIHRRIFIKERV; encoded by the coding sequence ATGGAGTGTCTTCCCAATTTCAAGGAGATTATTGCCCATTCTCCCATTGTCTTTACCCTTGGTGTGGCCGGGGATAGCGGGTCGGGAAAGACCACATTCACGAGCGCCATCCGGCAGATATTTGGCCCGGAACTGGTTTCGACTATAACGCTCGATGATTATCACAAGTACGACCGTGAAGAACGCAGATTGCGTGATATCACCCCCCTTCATCCGGATGCCAACAATCTTGCGCAGCTGGAAATGGATATTGCGGAACTGAAACAGGGATATTCCATCCATAAACCGGTGTATAACCACTCTACCGGCCGGCTCGATCCCCTGGTCCCGTTTTCACCCCGGAAGATCCTGATCCTGGAAGGGCTCCACACGCTCTTTACCCCGCGCCTCCGGGAACTGATGGATTTCTCAATCTTTGTTGATCCGGATAACGAAGTGAAGTATGCCTGGAAGCGGCTCCGTGACATGGAACGCCGGGGGTATTCTTCGGATCAGGTAACAGAAGAGATCGTGCGGCGCGAGAAGGATTATGAGGCTTTTATTGCACCTCAGAGGTGTGAGGCGGATGCGGTTATCCGAATATCTCCCTCAAAGTATGGGAGGGAGAAAGGCCCTGAAAAGAACGTGTACAGTATCTCACTCATGCAGAACCGGATGGGGCGCACCCTCTCGGACATCGATCTCAATATCGATCTATACTCGCTTCTCTCGTTCCATGACGAAGACTTTCTTATTGAGTTCTCCACGCAGTTTGTCAATTGTACAAAGATGCGGTCCCTGACATTTGATGGGCAGATGAATTACGAAACTATCCGTAAACTTGAGAAGAGCATCGAGCACCAGACCGGCGTCCACCCGATTACCATGTTCGAAGGAAGAGAGACCGTAACGGCAACGGATATTGTCCAGCTCATCCTCTCCTGGCGGATCATCCACCGGAGAATCTTTATCAAAGAACGAGTTTGA
- a CDS encoding ribonuclease H-like domain-containing protein yields the protein MSALQVHPGIGTLWRQRVDTMHEYEVVRDGNAFSAGLSGNVLFSSEYDQAHRMLGDLLARHQDLPFETIFHGKTIDNEWGTCYSLEATQSMVHSPLDSESFRKGIVKDISLVHGIGPAVRKRLNERGFYQISDLLEHPKFRPGARHVLECLERKNSSEIMDLIGRRHTRSHPSVLKVAGLHRAEDFVFFDIETLGLFSRPIILFGIGFIRCGDLHIRQYLLRDIGEEPAALAATCEHLSGAHSAVVTFNGKSFDLPYLSDRLSYYGMEPLPRIPHFDVLHFSRRRWKDQYQSLRLTALEREVFGICRKDDLPGQMVPEFFEIYLRTGNCGPLVPILEHNRQDVISLARLFFHLYGESDVCQ from the coding sequence ATGTCTGCCCTGCAGGTTCATCCTGGGATTGGCACGCTCTGGCGACAGCGCGTGGACACGATGCATGAATACGAAGTTGTCCGTGATGGTAATGCCTTTAGCGCCGGCCTGTCAGGTAATGTCCTTTTCTCATCAGAATATGATCAGGCACACCGGATGCTCGGAGACCTTCTCGCCCGTCATCAGGATCTCCCATTTGAGACGATATTTCACGGAAAAACGATAGATAATGAATGGGGAACCTGTTACTCTCTTGAGGCCACTCAAAGTATGGTACATTCTCCTCTCGACAGTGAATCATTCAGAAAAGGGATTGTCAAAGACATCTCGCTTGTTCATGGGATCGGCCCAGCTGTCAGGAAGCGTTTGAACGAACGGGGATTTTATCAGATCAGCGACCTGCTGGAACACCCGAAATTCCGCCCGGGTGCACGCCACGTGCTTGAATGTCTTGAACGGAAAAACTCCTCAGAAATTATGGATCTTATCGGCCGCAGGCATACCCGCTCCCATCCCTCGGTCTTAAAAGTTGCCGGCCTCCATAGAGCTGAAGATTTCGTTTTTTTCGATATTGAGACCCTCGGGCTCTTCTCCCGCCCCATCATCCTTTTTGGTATCGGTTTCATCAGGTGCGGGGATCTTCATATCCGGCAGTACCTGCTTCGCGATATTGGTGAAGAACCAGCCGCACTTGCCGCTACCTGTGAGCATCTGTCCGGTGCACACTCTGCTGTTGTCACCTTCAATGGAAAGTCCTTCGATCTCCCTTATCTCTCCGATCGTCTCTCCTATTATGGTATGGAACCCCTGCCCCGGATCCCTCATTTCGATGTACTCCACTTCAGCAGGAGGAGATGGAAGGACCAGTATCAATCCCTCCGCCTCACTGCCCTTGAACGTGAAGTGTTTGGGATCTGCCGCAAGGATGATCTTCCCGGGCAGATGGTGCCTGAGTTCTTTGAAATATACCTGAGGACCGGTAATTGCGGGCCGCTGGTTCCGATCCTCGAACATAACCGGCAGGATGTTATTTCACTTGCCCGCCTCTTCTTCCATTTGTACGGAGAATCTGATGTCTGTCAGTGA
- a CDS encoding helix-turn-helix transcriptional regulator, with the protein MQTRIKEYRTRFSLTQEDLAKAVGVRRETIVFLEQGKYNPSLRLAHDVAKTLHATIDDIFLFEEDSEMSGNREVLVD; encoded by the coding sequence ATGCAGACCAGAATTAAGGAGTACCGCACCCGGTTCTCTTTGACCCAGGAAGATCTCGCAAAAGCCGTAGGGGTGCGCCGGGAGACTATTGTCTTTCTCGAACAGGGAAAATATAACCCGTCCCTTCGGCTAGCCCACGACGTGGCAAAAACCCTGCATGCAACAATTGACGATATCTTCCTTTTCGAAGAAGATTCTGAAATGTCCGGCAACCGCGAAGTGCTTGTGGATTAA
- the prf1 gene encoding peptide chain release factor aRF-1, producing MAEEAVEMDDARKRYEFKKTLEKLQSQQGDGTELITLYIPPDKQIFDVTNQLKDEFGQCANIKSKQTKTNVQSAISSILSRLKYYKRPPASGLAVFCGTVKTFGDRTDLQCTIIEPPEPLNLYMYRCSSNFELEPLLQMLEEKYVYGLLVLDKREAYWGFLRGNRIEPVGGANSTVPGKMRKGGQSAARFGRLREIAIDEFYTKIGERSSAIYLAEKDFFERFKGVLIGGPSPTKEEFEKGNYLHHEVQKRIIGLFDVAYTNEDGLSELVDAAKDALKGMTVIKEKAFMDRFLKELVKEDGLAAYGEESIRHNLGIGAVDTLLLSAKLRKSRLRIKCQSCDYTTEKTINIEPGKTVGDIPLGICPKCSAPLVLEEEIDIVDELTKLADQSSSKVEIISDDFEEGSILFTAFGGIAAILRYRTGY from the coding sequence ATGGCAGAAGAAGCAGTGGAGATGGACGATGCGCGCAAGCGCTATGAATTCAAGAAGACCCTGGAGAAACTCCAGTCGCAGCAGGGAGACGGGACGGAGCTCATAACGCTCTACATCCCGCCCGATAAGCAGATCTTCGATGTGACCAACCAGCTCAAGGATGAGTTCGGGCAGTGCGCGAACATCAAGAGCAAGCAGACCAAAACCAATGTCCAGAGCGCCATCTCCTCCATCCTCTCCCGTCTCAAATACTACAAGCGCCCTCCGGCGAGCGGGCTTGCCGTCTTCTGCGGCACGGTCAAAACCTTCGGCGACCGGACCGATCTCCAGTGTACCATCATCGAGCCACCGGAGCCTCTCAACCTCTATATGTACCGCTGCAGCTCGAACTTCGAGCTCGAACCACTCCTCCAGATGCTTGAGGAGAAGTACGTGTATGGGCTGCTTGTTCTCGACAAGAGGGAGGCATACTGGGGATTCCTGCGCGGTAACCGCATCGAACCGGTCGGTGGGGCAAACTCAACGGTGCCGGGCAAGATGCGAAAAGGTGGTCAGTCGGCTGCCCGGTTCGGACGCCTGAGGGAGATCGCCATTGACGAATTCTACACAAAGATTGGTGAGCGATCGAGCGCGATCTACCTTGCCGAGAAAGACTTCTTCGAGCGGTTCAAAGGCGTTCTGATCGGAGGACCAAGCCCGACAAAAGAGGAATTCGAGAAAGGGAATTATCTCCATCACGAGGTCCAGAAACGGATCATCGGACTCTTCGATGTCGCATATACCAATGAGGACGGGCTCTCGGAACTGGTTGATGCGGCAAAGGATGCCCTCAAAGGGATGACCGTCATCAAGGAGAAGGCCTTCATGGATCGGTTCTTAAAAGAACTGGTCAAGGAGGACGGGCTTGCAGCATACGGAGAGGAGAGCATCCGCCACAACCTCGGGATTGGCGCAGTAGATACCCTCCTTCTCTCGGCAAAACTCCGAAAATCACGGCTGAGAATCAAATGCCAGAGCTGTGATTATACAACAGAGAAGACGATCAATATCGAGCCAGGCAAGACGGTTGGAGATATCCCCCTTGGTATATGCCCGAAATGCTCGGCGCCGCTCGTACTCGAGGAAGAGATCGATATTGTTGACGAACTGACAAAGCTGGCCGACCAGAGCAGTTCCAAAGTCGAGATAATCTCCGATGATTTTGAGGAGGGATCCATCCTCTTTACGGCATTCGGCGGGATAGCGGCCATCCTCCGGTACAGGACGGGATACTGA
- the argS gene encoding arginine--tRNA ligase yields the protein MLQDMFTIIEKAIKETTGVADALLVAGGEHADLATTVAFTLAKQKRQAPVKIAQELAADLTKRPDLAGITIEAKGPYINFIFGKDYVSNVLRAAVQPGYGSLPRKPVRVVLEHTSANPNGPLHVGHIRNSIIGDTLARAFRKAGYPLEVQYYVNDMGRQIAIVAWGFDNLDSKQLEGEKEDAHIARIYIAANREIEKDEGITQQVNTLMQLVENGDLATVKKFRREVSRCLDGFKVTMKDLNVAHDRFVWESDFIRNGNTERIINKLKRIPQAHEEETLYLDLSEFGFENKYVLRRSDGTSVYAARDLAFHAWKGANFDRVIDVLGADHKLIGAQLQCTMKLLGEKVPEIVHFEFVSLPEGSMSTRAGKFVSADDLITEIRKRAFEEVTARRPELEEETRRSIAQSVGLAAIRYDIVKVSPEKSTVFDWKEALDFERQSGPYIQYAHARACSILEKAGAFPEDFDLETEQEIILAKMIARFPRVIENVVTELRPHILAIYARELADTFNTFYHYEPVLKSEGQIRNRRLTLIKAVQNTLKESLETLGIDAIHSM from the coding sequence ATGCTTCAGGACATGTTCACAATAATAGAAAAGGCAATCAAAGAGACTACCGGTGTTGCTGATGCACTCCTGGTCGCTGGCGGCGAGCATGCAGATCTCGCAACCACGGTTGCATTCACTCTTGCAAAACAGAAGAGACAGGCTCCGGTAAAGATTGCACAGGAACTTGCTGCAGATCTTACCAAACGCCCCGATCTCGCCGGGATTACCATCGAGGCCAAAGGTCCGTACATCAATTTCATATTCGGGAAAGACTATGTCAGCAACGTCTTGAGAGCCGCAGTCCAGCCCGGATACGGGAGTCTGCCAAGGAAACCTGTACGGGTTGTCCTTGAACACACGAGCGCAAACCCGAACGGACCGCTGCATGTGGGACATATCCGGAACTCTATCATCGGGGATACGCTCGCCCGCGCCTTCAGAAAAGCGGGTTACCCGCTCGAAGTCCAGTACTATGTCAATGACATGGGCAGGCAGATCGCCATCGTGGCATGGGGATTCGATAATCTCGACAGCAAACAACTCGAGGGTGAAAAAGAGGATGCTCATATTGCCCGGATCTATATTGCGGCAAACCGCGAGATCGAGAAGGATGAGGGAATCACCCAGCAGGTCAACACCCTGATGCAGCTCGTAGAGAACGGGGACCTTGCAACGGTGAAAAAGTTCCGCCGCGAGGTCTCGCGTTGCCTTGACGGATTCAAGGTCACGATGAAGGATCTCAATGTTGCCCATGACCGGTTCGTCTGGGAGAGCGACTTCATCCGCAACGGGAACACGGAAAGGATCATCAACAAGCTCAAGAGGATCCCCCAGGCACACGAAGAGGAGACGCTCTATCTCGATCTCTCGGAGTTCGGTTTCGAGAACAAGTACGTTCTCCGCAGAAGCGACGGAACATCGGTCTATGCGGCCCGGGACCTTGCCTTCCATGCCTGGAAAGGAGCAAACTTCGACCGGGTCATCGACGTTCTCGGCGCTGATCACAAACTAATCGGGGCCCAGCTCCAGTGCACGATGAAACTCCTCGGGGAAAAAGTACCGGAGATCGTCCACTTCGAGTTCGTCTCGCTTCCCGAGGGCTCGATGAGCACCCGGGCTGGCAAGTTCGTCTCGGCCGACGATCTCATCACCGAGATCCGCAAGCGGGCATTCGAAGAAGTGACCGCCCGTAGGCCGGAACTTGAGGAGGAGACGCGCAGGTCAATCGCACAATCAGTCGGTCTCGCCGCGATCCGGTATGATATCGTGAAAGTATCTCCCGAAAAGAGCACCGTGTTTGACTGGAAGGAAGCGCTGGATTTCGAGCGGCAGAGCGGTCCCTATATCCAGTACGCCCATGCCCGGGCCTGCAGCATCCTGGAGAAGGCGGGCGCGTTCCCCGAAGATTTCGATCTTGAGACCGAACAGGAGATCATCCTTGCAAAGATGATCGCCCGCTTCCCCCGGGTCATCGAAAATGTGGTCACTGAGCTCCGCCCGCACATCCTTGCCATCTATGCACGCGAGCTGGCTGACACCTTCAACACATTCTACCATTATGAGCCGGTGCTGAAAAGCGAGGGACAGATCCGCAACCGGCGTCTCACGCTCATAAAAGCCGTGCAGAACACACTCAAAGAGTCACTCGAGACCCTTGGGATCGATGCCATCCACTCCATGTGA
- the twy1 gene encoding 4-demethylwyosine synthase TYW1 — protein sequence MPSTPCDPLRRQGYQFFSRASTAALKPCMWCKRALQGGDMCYKHQFYGISSHRCVQMTPTLRCNQRCLFCWRSFEHEPSEEEECSPETILAGIHKYQKKALAGYNAVLDNTVTEKLWQEALDPKHVAISLSGEPTLYRQLPELIDLFNNKGYTTFLVSNGTNPEMLRRCNPFQMYVSLDAPDRETYHSICRPLEDYWERVNESLRLLDTRRSAVRVTLVKGLNDFAPERYASILQESGASFVEIKGYMYLGYSRNRLARENMPEHALVRSFAEKVAAACDYRFKDENELSRVVVLEHTR from the coding sequence ATGCCATCCACTCCATGTGATCCCCTGCGCAGGCAGGGATACCAGTTTTTTTCACGGGCATCCACAGCAGCGCTCAAACCCTGCATGTGGTGCAAGCGGGCTCTTCAGGGAGGTGACATGTGCTACAAGCACCAGTTCTATGGCATTTCCAGTCACCGCTGTGTCCAGATGACTCCGACGCTGCGCTGCAACCAGCGCTGCCTCTTCTGCTGGCGATCCTTTGAGCATGAGCCTTCCGAAGAGGAGGAATGCTCCCCGGAAACTATCCTCGCCGGGATCCACAAGTACCAGAAAAAAGCGCTCGCCGGGTATAACGCAGTACTTGATAATACCGTTACAGAAAAACTCTGGCAGGAAGCGCTGGATCCAAAACATGTCGCTATCTCACTCTCGGGTGAACCCACCCTCTACCGGCAGCTCCCGGAACTGATCGATCTCTTCAACAACAAAGGGTATACCACATTTCTCGTGAGTAACGGAACCAACCCGGAGATGCTCCGCCGTTGCAACCCATTCCAGATGTACGTATCGCTGGATGCTCCGGACCGGGAAACCTACCATTCGATCTGCAGGCCACTTGAGGATTACTGGGAGAGGGTGAACGAGAGCCTCCGTCTGCTCGACACCCGCAGATCAGCAGTGAGAGTGACGCTCGTCAAAGGGCTCAATGATTTTGCACCTGAACGCTATGCATCGATCCTTCAGGAATCAGGCGCAAGCTTTGTGGAAATAAAGGGATATATGTATCTGGGATACAGTAGAAACCGGTTGGCAAGAGAGAACATGCCGGAGCATGCACTGGTGCGATCCTTTGCGGAGAAGGTTGCAGCTGCATGCGATTACCGGTTCAAGGACGAGAATGAACTGAGCAGAGTGGTAGTGCTGGAGCATACAAGATGA